The Paenibacillus sp. RUD330 genome has a segment encoding these proteins:
- a CDS encoding nucleoside deaminase, with translation MEPRDHLLYLQRAVEVSKRARAAGNTPFGAILVDKEGRVLLEQGNIEITESNCTGHAETTLMERASAVYDRKFLWDCVMYTTVEPCAMCAGSIYWGNLGTVVYGISEKRLLEMTGDDEQNPTLDLPCREVFAAGSKPVTVIGPFAEIEAAVVAVHEGYWS, from the coding sequence ATGGAGCCAAGAGACCATCTGCTTTATTTGCAGCGCGCAGTCGAGGTGTCGAAGCGGGCGAGGGCGGCGGGCAACACGCCGTTCGGTGCGATTCTGGTCGATAAGGAGGGCCGTGTGCTGCTGGAGCAAGGCAACATCGAGATTACGGAGAGCAATTGCACCGGCCATGCGGAAACGACGCTGATGGAGCGGGCCTCCGCCGTCTATGACAGGAAGTTCCTGTGGGACTGCGTCATGTACACGACGGTCGAGCCCTGCGCCATGTGCGCGGGATCGATCTATTGGGGCAATCTCGGAACGGTCGTCTACGGCATCAGCGAGAAGCGGCTGCTGGAAATGACCGGCGACGACGAGCAGAATCCGACGCTCGATCTGCCGTGCCGGGAAGTGTTCGCGGCCGGAAGCAAGCCGGTGACGGTCATCGGCCCGTTCGCCGAAATCGAGGCAGCGGTCGTCGCCGTCCACGAGGGATACTGGTCGTGA
- a CDS encoding (2Fe-2S)-binding protein gives MSKPAKEGDSGEPTFELKFRLNGEERTIGTWPARRMLAVLREELGLTGTKRSCEIGRCGACMVLLDGEPVNSCLLSAYQCSGADLVTIEGLQGERAGRVKAAFLQEGGFQCGYCTPGMVISVSSLLEHNRCPSRLETEEALAGNICRCTGYGSIFRAVCRASEGMAEMPPAE, from the coding sequence ATGTCGAAGCCCGCGAAGGAGGGAGACAGCGGGGAGCCGACGTTCGAGCTGAAGTTCCGCCTCAACGGCGAAGAGCGGACGATCGGGACATGGCCCGCCCGCCGCATGCTTGCGGTTCTCCGGGAGGAGCTGGGCCTAACGGGAACCAAGCGCTCCTGCGAGATCGGACGATGCGGAGCCTGCATGGTGCTGCTGGACGGAGAGCCGGTCAACAGCTGCCTGCTGTCGGCCTACCAATGCAGCGGCGCGGATCTGGTGACGATCGAGGGGCTGCAGGGAGAGCGGGCCGGCCGGGTCAAGGCGGCTTTTCTTCAAGAAGGAGGCTTTCAATGCGGCTACTGCACGCCGGGAATGGTCATCTCCGTTTCTTCGCTGCTGGAGCATAATCGCTGCCCGAGCCGGTTGGAGACGGAGGAGGCGCTGGCAGGCAATATTTGCCGCTGCACGGGGTACGGAAGCATATTCCGTGCGGTGTGCAGAGCCTCGGAAGGAATGGCGGAGATGCCGCCCGCCGAATAG
- the pucD gene encoding xanthine dehydrogenase subunit D has protein sequence MILDRESSGERWRTRPDGPDKVNGRLTYLTDMQLPDALCGRVLRSAHPHAAIKSIFIGKALALPGVHAVLTHKDVPGLNRFGIAFPHQPVFCEDRVRYIGDALAAVAADSDELAEAALALIEVDYEPLPVLSDPAQSLEEDAPRLHEDGNLLHRTEYRTGDAEAAFAGCHHIVENVYSTPRQMHTYMETEGGLFIPEKDGRLTVYSATQHGLMDRMQLARILNWEEERIRVVSSPIGGSFGGKDELNVQPYGCLLALATGRPVRLHNSRMESVRAGLKRHPMIISMKTGIGKDGRLLAHRARILSDTGAYATLGAEVLNFSTEHVIGPYLHPNLDVEGSAVYTNNGVSGEFRGFGGNQAIFALEGQMDELAELHGMDPWEFRRLNMRRTGDPGPLGQPIAQTEGARQVWEALERSPLWRQRRQTLERKDSSPRKKPWIRTGIGAAITMHGAGLGYGIPDPAGGILQLAEDGVIEAVFGYEEFGQGLIATLQGMLIEQFGFGAADVRIVIGDTDKVPNSGSSTASRATSMMWMALRRLHPELTRRLKEEASDASGLRSEELETGEGGVCDRQGGLVLSYRELSQRLRASGRTLRCETTFHYPVTTKKHVGAHFLYTYAAVAARVEVDLLTGRVKVTDQYHAVAAGPVANPQGYLGQIEGGASMALGFALSEDAVMEEGRYLTRNLDTYLVPTAADSGRLTVEAIEELPEDDAYGPRGVGEIGSVALAPAIAAAIRQATGIRARKLPVQPELLQRSFQGELQAEAEGGEADAR, from the coding sequence ATGATTCTTGACCGTGAGTCCAGCGGAGAGCGCTGGCGGACCCGGCCGGACGGTCCGGACAAGGTGAACGGAAGGCTGACGTATTTGACCGACATGCAGCTTCCGGACGCGCTGTGCGGACGCGTTCTTCGAAGCGCCCATCCCCATGCGGCGATCAAGTCGATCTTCATCGGCAAGGCGCTGGCATTGCCCGGCGTGCATGCGGTGCTTACCCATAAGGACGTGCCGGGCCTGAACCGGTTCGGCATCGCTTTTCCCCATCAGCCCGTGTTCTGCGAGGACCGGGTCCGGTATATCGGGGACGCATTGGCGGCAGTCGCCGCGGACAGCGACGAGCTGGCGGAAGCCGCGCTCGCCCTCATAGAGGTCGACTACGAGCCGCTGCCGGTGCTGAGCGATCCTGCGCAGTCTCTCGAGGAGGACGCCCCGCGCCTGCATGAGGACGGCAATCTGCTGCATCGGACGGAATACAGGACGGGCGATGCGGAGGCGGCTTTTGCCGGATGCCATCATATCGTCGAGAATGTCTATTCCACTCCCCGCCAGATGCATACCTACATGGAAACCGAGGGCGGCCTCTTCATTCCGGAGAAGGATGGCAGGCTGACCGTGTATTCGGCGACTCAGCACGGCCTTATGGACCGGATGCAGCTGGCTCGCATCCTGAATTGGGAGGAGGAGCGGATCCGCGTCGTATCCAGCCCGATCGGCGGCTCCTTCGGAGGCAAGGACGAGCTGAACGTCCAGCCGTACGGCTGCCTGCTCGCGCTGGCGACAGGCCGGCCCGTGCGCCTGCACAATTCCCGCATGGAGTCCGTCCGGGCCGGGCTGAAGCGCCATCCGATGATCATCTCCATGAAGACGGGCATCGGAAAGGACGGCAGGCTGCTGGCCCACCGGGCCCGCATTTTATCCGATACGGGGGCTTACGCCACGCTGGGGGCCGAGGTGCTCAATTTCTCAACCGAGCATGTGATCGGACCTTATCTTCATCCGAACCTCGATGTGGAGGGCTCGGCGGTTTATACGAACAACGGCGTATCCGGGGAATTCCGCGGCTTTGGCGGCAATCAGGCGATCTTCGCCCTGGAGGGGCAGATGGATGAGCTGGCGGAGCTGCATGGAATGGATCCATGGGAGTTCAGGCGCCTCAACATGCGCCGCACGGGGGATCCCGGACCGCTCGGGCAGCCGATCGCGCAGACGGAGGGAGCGCGGCAGGTGTGGGAAGCGTTGGAGCGCAGCCCGCTTTGGAGGCAGCGCCGGCAGACGCTGGAGCGGAAAGATTCAAGCCCACGCAAAAAGCCGTGGATCCGGACCGGCATCGGAGCCGCGATCACGATGCATGGAGCCGGTCTCGGCTACGGCATTCCCGATCCGGCGGGAGGCATTCTGCAGCTTGCTGAGGATGGCGTGATCGAGGCGGTTTTCGGCTACGAGGAATTCGGCCAAGGACTGATCGCCACGCTGCAGGGGATGCTGATCGAGCAGTTCGGGTTCGGGGCCGCAGACGTGCGCATCGTCATCGGAGACACCGACAAGGTTCCGAACAGCGGCTCCAGCACGGCCTCACGCGCGACGAGCATGATGTGGATGGCGCTGCGCAGGCTTCATCCGGAGCTGACGCGGCGCCTCAAGGAAGAGGCATCCGACGCTTCGGGCCTTCGGTCCGAGGAGCTGGAGACCGGCGAGGGAGGAGTCTGCGATCGGCAGGGCGGGCTGGTCCTCTCTTACCGGGAGCTGTCGCAGCGCCTCCGAGCTTCGGGCCGGACGCTGCGCTGCGAGACGACGTTCCATTATCCCGTCACGACGAAAAAGCATGTCGGAGCCCACTTCCTCTACACGTACGCCGCAGTGGCGGCGCGGGTGGAGGTGGACCTGCTGACCGGCCGGGTCAAGGTGACCGACCAGTACCATGCCGTAGCCGCCGGTCCCGTCGCCAATCCGCAAGGCTATCTCGGGCAGATCGAAGGAGGAGCCTCCATGGCGCTAGGCTTCGCGCTGAGCGAGGATGCCGTCATGGAAGAGGGGCGTTACCTGACCCGCAATCTCGATACGTATCTCGTGCCGACGGCGGCGGACAGCGGGCGGTTGACGGTGGAGGCCATCGAGGAGCTGCCCGAGGACGACGCCTACGGTCCCCGCGGAGTCGGGGAAATCGGCTCGGTCGCGCTCGCTCCCGCCATCGCGGCTGCGATCCGGCAAGCGACCGGCATCAGAGCGAGGAAGCTTCCGGTGCAGCCGGAGCTGCTCCAGCGGTCTTTCCAGGGAGAGCTGCAAGCGGAAGCGGAAGGAGGCGAAGCGGATGCTCGATAA